The Deinococcus betulae genome has a segment encoding these proteins:
- a CDS encoding alpha/beta hydrolase family protein has protein sequence MKRAAVLLFSVLCAASVSAGALTPPPPSLDIPATPPAWVSLGAPDAPSWLQAPATCAARPCSLVVVSHPRGQSAERLRDSPQVGVLTSTLLQGGFAVLLSSDGGPATWGSPAALSELGATHAAATRRFAWNGRTFALGLSMGGLMALRSALPGAPYPVSGLALIDAWVDLDQAYGTAVTRRTEIQTAYTVSGALPAALNPLVAAQTAPRQPLLTVFSEEDQTVPHATNSARLFEVFGRHPDSVQLRVSGAHLGGNRFTPELGAHLAAFFGRLEARPPAPTEVPMLRSR, from the coding sequence GTGAAGCGTGCTGCCGTCCTCCTGTTCTCTGTGCTGTGCGCTGCCAGTGTTTCTGCGGGCGCCCTGACCCCACCCCCCCCGTCTCTGGATATTCCAGCCACCCCGCCCGCATGGGTGTCGCTGGGCGCCCCGGACGCGCCGTCATGGCTTCAGGCGCCGGCCACCTGCGCGGCGCGGCCCTGCTCGCTGGTGGTCGTGTCGCACCCGCGCGGCCAGAGCGCCGAGCGGCTGCGTGACAGCCCGCAGGTGGGCGTACTCACCAGCACGCTGCTGCAGGGCGGCTTTGCGGTGCTGCTGAGCAGCGACGGCGGACCCGCCACCTGGGGCAGCCCAGCAGCCCTGAGCGAACTGGGGGCCACCCACGCGGCGGCCACGCGCCGCTTTGCCTGGAATGGCCGCACTTTCGCCCTGGGCCTGAGTATGGGCGGCCTGATGGCGCTGCGCAGCGCCCTGCCTGGCGCGCCCTATCCCGTCAGCGGCCTGGCCCTGATTGACGCCTGGGTGGATCTGGACCAAGCCTACGGCACGGCCGTAACGCGCCGCACCGAGATTCAGACGGCCTACACAGTCAGCGGCGCCCTGCCGGCGGCCCTGAATCCGCTGGTGGCCGCCCAGACGGCGCCGCGCCAGCCCCTCCTGACGGTGTTTAGCGAGGAAGACCAGACCGTACCCCACGCCACCAACAGCGCGCGGCTGTTCGAGGTTTTTGGACGTCACCCCGATAGCGTGCAGCTGCGTGTCAGCGGCGCTCACCTGGGCGGGAACCGCTTCACGCCAGAGCTGGGCGCCCATCTGGCCGCCTTCTTTGGGCGCCTGGAAGCCCGACCCCCAGCGCCGACCGAAGTGCCGATGTTGCGCTCCAGGTGA
- a CDS encoding B12-binding domain-containing radical SAM protein, which produces MSYWRTAIKPLLEAETGTLFKQAPIRVTLAFPNRYSVGMASLGYQVIYRMFNQEEGVACERAFLPDDVEAFERTGQALPTVETGRDAGDCELFALSVSFELDLTNIIRTLDVAGLRPLREERSDSDALVMIGGPFTSSNPYPLTPFADIIIIGDGEQIVPVISEALREATSREDFYDLVDGMPGVFLPARHAHEPKWATAPKELLPAYSQIVTPHSELSNMFLVEAQRGCPRPCTFCLARTMYGPNRNNQAQELLDTIPDWVEKVGLVGAALSDFPHTKYVGRTLTERGIKLGVSSIRADTVDAELAEILKAGGLRTFTVASDAPSERLRRWLKKGITTEDLLKTAHISRNLGFKGIKVYMMIGLGPETDDDITELISFTKELAGINRIALGISPFVPKRHTPHFADPFAGVQTIEKRMKRIQKELRTTAELRNVSAKWAWVESVIARGGPEVGMAAYQIYRSESIGAWKKALAEVGWSDEFEANMPTIGLPPGQYESKEVSAHAQGLAI; this is translated from the coding sequence TTGAGTTACTGGCGCACTGCAATTAAACCCCTGCTGGAGGCCGAAACCGGCACCCTCTTCAAACAGGCCCCCATCCGCGTGACGCTGGCCTTTCCCAACCGGTACTCGGTGGGGATGGCGTCGTTGGGCTATCAGGTCATTTACCGCATGTTCAATCAGGAAGAAGGGGTGGCCTGCGAGCGCGCCTTTCTTCCTGACGATGTCGAGGCTTTCGAGCGTACTGGCCAGGCGCTGCCCACCGTGGAAACCGGGCGCGACGCTGGCGACTGCGAACTTTTCGCCCTGAGCGTGTCGTTTGAGCTGGACCTGACCAACATCATCCGCACGCTGGATGTGGCGGGCCTGCGGCCCCTGCGTGAGGAACGGAGTGACTCTGACGCGCTCGTCATGATTGGCGGGCCGTTTACCTCGTCCAACCCTTACCCGCTGACCCCGTTTGCCGACATCATCATCATTGGGGACGGCGAACAGATTGTGCCAGTCATCAGCGAGGCGCTGCGCGAAGCGACCTCCCGCGAGGACTTTTACGACCTCGTGGACGGAATGCCTGGTGTCTTCTTGCCGGCGCGGCACGCCCATGAACCCAAGTGGGCCACCGCGCCCAAGGAACTGCTGCCAGCCTACAGCCAGATTGTCACGCCGCACAGCGAGCTGAGCAACATGTTTCTGGTGGAAGCCCAGCGCGGCTGCCCGCGCCCCTGCACCTTTTGCCTGGCCCGCACCATGTACGGCCCCAACCGCAACAATCAGGCCCAGGAACTGCTGGACACCATTCCCGACTGGGTCGAAAAGGTGGGGCTGGTGGGCGCGGCCCTGTCGGACTTCCCGCACACCAAGTACGTGGGCCGCACCCTGACCGAGCGCGGCATCAAGCTGGGCGTGTCCAGCATCCGCGCCGATACCGTGGACGCCGAACTGGCCGAGATTCTCAAGGCGGGCGGCCTGCGCACCTTCACGGTCGCCAGCGACGCCCCCAGCGAACGCCTGCGCCGCTGGCTGAAAAAGGGCATCACCACCGAGGACCTGCTCAAGACCGCGCACATCAGCCGGAACCTGGGCTTTAAGGGCATCAAGGTCTACATGATGATTGGCCTGGGACCAGAAACCGACGACGACATCACCGAGCTGATCTCGTTCACGAAGGAACTGGCCGGCATCAACCGGATTGCGCTGGGTATCAGTCCCTTTGTGCCCAAGCGCCATACGCCCCACTTTGCTGACCCCTTTGCAGGCGTGCAGACCATCGAAAAACGCATGAAGCGCATTCAGAAGGAACTGCGTACCACCGCCGAACTGCGCAACGTGTCGGCCAAATGGGCCTGGGTCGAAAGCGTGATTGCGCGCGGCGGTCCCGAAGTGGGGATGGCCGCCTATCAGATTTACCGCAGCGAGAGCATCGGCGCCTGGAAAAAGGCGCTGGCTGAGGTGGGCTGGAGTGATGAGTTCGAGGCGAACATGCCCACCATTGGCCTGCCGCCGGGGCAGTACGAGAGCAAAGAGGTCAGCGCCCACGCACAGGGCCTGGCGATTTAG
- a CDS encoding Panacea domain-containing protein, whose amino-acid sequence MTIAIDNPQRTGYAAEVVANAFLGLARQEGRALTQMQVHKLVFIAHGFTLALLGRPLMYNTVHAWRGGPVVRRLWQLWGERGTRPIEDALPVAPGEPELSGDPEASDVIRSVWEAYGRMDGLELSRLTHRSGSPWSQVYGQPTDLIPDQVTREYYTALARSA is encoded by the coding sequence ATGACCATCGCCATCGATAATCCCCAGCGCACCGGGTACGCCGCCGAGGTGGTGGCGAACGCCTTTCTGGGTCTGGCCCGTCAGGAGGGCCGCGCCCTGACCCAGATGCAGGTGCATAAGCTGGTCTTTATCGCCCACGGGTTTACCCTGGCGCTGCTGGGCCGGCCCCTGATGTACAACACGGTGCATGCGTGGCGGGGTGGGCCGGTGGTGCGGCGGCTGTGGCAGCTGTGGGGCGAACGCGGCACCCGGCCCATTGAGGACGCGCTGCCCGTGGCGCCGGGCGAACCGGAGCTGAGCGGCGACCCCGAAGCCAGCGACGTGATTCGTAGCGTCTGGGAGGCGTATGGCCGCATGGACGGTCTGGAACTCTCTCGCCTGACGCACCGCAGCGGTAGCCCGTGGTCTCAGGTGTACGGCCAGCCCACCGACCTGATTCCTGACCAGGTCACGCGCGAGTACTACACAGCCCTGGCCCGCAGCGCCTGA
- a CDS encoding class I SAM-dependent methyltransferase produces the protein MSHADRFDGRAAAYAQGRPGYPAALGAWLRGTGLLRRPVADLGAGTGLFTRVLLAGGATVTAIEPNAGMRAVLQTSLEDAVTEGRLRVQAGTSEAMGLPDASAALITAAQAAHWFDPVPTVQEWQRVLRPGGQVLLVWNDWRGLEEGFNPAYGAVVRPFLAAGTPDTANRVPEDRLPALLPGGFDTQMFEQAHALTRERLHALAGSVNYLPAPDSPDFPALTAALDTAFDAHAQAGEVTLIYRTYAYLGRLD, from the coding sequence ATGAGCCACGCTGACCGCTTTGATGGCCGCGCCGCCGCCTATGCCCAGGGCCGCCCCGGTTACCCAGCGGCTCTGGGGGCCTGGCTGCGCGGCACGGGCCTGTTGCGCCGCCCGGTAGCCGACCTGGGCGCCGGTACAGGTCTGTTTACCCGCGTGCTCTTGGCCGGCGGGGCCACGGTGACGGCCATTGAACCCAACGCAGGGATGCGCGCTGTCTTGCAGACCAGCCTGGAGGACGCAGTGACCGAGGGCCGCCTGCGCGTGCAGGCCGGTACCTCCGAAGCGATGGGGCTGCCGGATGCCTCGGCCGCACTCATCACGGCTGCCCAGGCCGCGCACTGGTTTGACCCGGTGCCGACAGTGCAGGAGTGGCAGCGTGTGCTGCGCCCCGGTGGGCAGGTGCTGCTGGTCTGGAATGACTGGCGCGGCTTAGAGGAGGGTTTTAACCCCGCCTACGGCGCGGTGGTGCGCCCCTTTCTGGCGGCCGGTACCCCCGACACCGCCAACCGCGTCCCTGAGGACCGGCTGCCCGCGCTGCTGCCCGGCGGCTTTGACACCCAGATGTTTGAGCAGGCCCATGCGCTGACCCGGGAGCGCCTCCACGCGCTGGCCGGCAGCGTCAATTATCTGCCGGCCCCTGACTCGCCTGACTTTCCAGCCCTGACAGCGGCCCTGGACACGGCCTTTGATGCTCACGCGCAGGCTGGCGAGGTCACGCTGATCTACCGCACGTACGCCTACCTGGGCCGCCTGGACTAA
- a CDS encoding L-aspartate oxidase produces MKTLETELLVVGGGVAGAYAALTARSYGADVLLACKGALVGGSTRWAQGGIAAPLGLYDEAAHAADTMTAGRGLCEPETVMTFVKEAQAHVDTLRDLGVSFSPHRTLEGGHSRPRIRHTGDATGHAVSLALSQALRAGHGPALNLQEGAFVQSLRHAGGRIVGANLLTPQGPLRVRAGAVLLATGGFGRLFGVTTAPPEGTGDGLGLAWAVGAALRDLEFVQFHPTAVVRGDEARLVTEAARGEGGHLLSASEERFMARYDEALELAPRDVVARAIAAERAATGAVFLDLRHLGEAFVHARFPTVTGALRPWGLDLGRDLIPVQPAVHYTMGGVLTDVQGRASVPGLYAAGEVASSGLHGANRLASNSLSEGLVFGARAARAALAELKTPQTEGEAPSMPTVNPAALPRLRAVMDSAAGLHRTAPGLQQALDAWGWPAGPETTRASLEAGHLATIGGLLLRSALARQESRGGHHRSDFPAEGPPEHTVAQRRSDGSVSLESVPVQAAVLVGQQP; encoded by the coding sequence GTGAAGACGCTGGAAACCGAGCTCTTGGTGGTGGGCGGCGGGGTGGCGGGGGCCTACGCCGCGCTGACAGCCCGCAGTTATGGCGCCGACGTGCTGCTGGCCTGCAAGGGCGCGCTGGTCGGCGGCTCGACCCGGTGGGCGCAGGGCGGTATTGCAGCGCCCCTGGGCCTGTACGACGAGGCCGCGCACGCCGCCGACACCATGACCGCCGGACGCGGCCTGTGCGAGCCGGAGACCGTCATGACCTTCGTCAAGGAGGCCCAGGCCCATGTGGACACCCTGCGTGACCTGGGCGTGAGCTTTTCGCCGCACCGCACGCTGGAAGGGGGGCACAGCCGCCCCCGAATCCGGCACACGGGCGACGCCACTGGCCACGCGGTCAGCCTGGCGCTCAGTCAGGCGCTGCGCGCCGGCCACGGCCCCGCCCTGAATCTCCAAGAAGGCGCCTTTGTGCAGAGCCTGCGGCATGCGGGCGGCCGCATCGTCGGCGCCAACCTGCTGACGCCACAGGGGCCGCTGCGCGTCCGGGCCGGCGCCGTGCTGCTGGCCACCGGCGGCTTTGGGCGCCTGTTCGGCGTGACCACGGCCCCGCCCGAAGGCACCGGCGACGGCCTGGGGCTGGCCTGGGCGGTCGGCGCGGCGCTGCGCGACCTGGAATTCGTGCAGTTTCACCCGACGGCCGTGGTACGCGGCGACGAGGCCCGGCTGGTCACCGAGGCGGCGCGCGGCGAGGGCGGTCACCTGCTCAGTGCCTCTGAGGAGCGCTTTATGGCCCGCTATGACGAGGCGCTGGAACTGGCCCCGCGCGACGTGGTGGCCCGCGCCATCGCCGCCGAGCGCGCCGCGACGGGCGCCGTCTTCCTGGACCTGCGCCACCTGGGTGAGGCCTTTGTCCACGCGCGCTTTCCCACCGTCACGGGGGCGCTGCGGCCCTGGGGGCTGGACCTGGGCCGCGACCTCATTCCGGTGCAGCCAGCGGTGCATTACACAATGGGCGGCGTCCTGACCGACGTGCAGGGCCGCGCCAGCGTGCCAGGGCTGTATGCGGCGGGCGAGGTGGCCTCCAGCGGTCTGCACGGCGCCAACCGGCTGGCCAGCAACAGTCTCTCGGAGGGGCTGGTGTTTGGCGCGCGCGCGGCCAGAGCAGCCCTGGCCGAACTGAAAACCCCCCAGACAGAGGGCGAGGCCCCATCCATGCCCACCGTCAACCCGGCGGCGCTGCCCCGCCTGCGCGCCGTGATGGACTCGGCCGCCGGCCTGCACCGCACCGCGCCGGGTCTGCAGCAGGCGCTGGACGCCTGGGGTTGGCCGGCTGGCCCCGAAACCACCCGCGCCAGTCTGGAGGCTGGGCACCTGGCGACCATCGGGGGCCTGCTGCTGCGCTCGGCCCTGGCCCGCCAGGAGTCGCGCGGCGGGCACCACCGCAGCGACTTCCCAGCCGAAGGACCCCCGGAGCACACGGTGGCGCAGCGCCGCTCTGACGGCTCGGTCAGCCTGGAATCTGTCCCAGTGCAAGCCGCCGTCCTCGTGGGCCAGCAACCGTGA
- the nadC gene encoding carboxylating nicotinate-nucleotide diphosphorylase has product MLSLDERLRAALAEDIGRGDATTLATIAESQQARAEFLLKEDGVLSGLMVAARVFALVDERVTVHWTAQDGERRGRGIIGTLSGPARSLLTGERLALNLLQRLSGVATQTRRYVEALGPGRTRLLDTRKTTPLWRDLEKQAVRHGGGLNHRAGLDDGLLIKDNHVAAAGGIAEAIRRARDYAYLLKVECEVPDLPGLEEALRAGADRVLLDNMDDALLAEAVALRSSLAPHVTLEASGNMTLERLPRVAQSGVDYVSAGALTHSAPALDISLNFLPEDQR; this is encoded by the coding sequence ATGTTGAGTCTGGACGAGCGCCTGCGCGCCGCCCTAGCCGAGGACATCGGGCGCGGCGACGCCACCACGCTGGCCACGATTGCCGAGAGCCAGCAGGCCCGCGCTGAATTCCTGCTCAAAGAAGACGGTGTGCTAAGCGGCTTAATGGTGGCTGCCCGCGTGTTTGCGCTGGTAGACGAGCGGGTGACCGTGCACTGGACCGCTCAGGACGGCGAGCGGCGGGGGCGCGGCATCATCGGCACCCTGAGCGGCCCCGCGCGCAGCCTGCTGACCGGCGAGCGGCTAGCCCTGAACCTGCTGCAGCGCTTAAGCGGCGTCGCCACCCAGACGCGGCGCTACGTGGAGGCGCTGGGGCCTGGCCGGACACGCCTGCTGGACACCCGCAAGACCACGCCGCTGTGGCGCGACCTGGAAAAGCAGGCGGTCCGGCACGGCGGGGGCCTGAACCACCGCGCGGGCCTGGACGACGGTCTGCTGATCAAGGACAACCATGTGGCCGCCGCTGGCGGCATCGCCGAGGCTATTCGCCGCGCCCGTGACTACGCCTACCTTTTGAAAGTGGAATGCGAGGTGCCGGACCTCCCCGGCCTGGAAGAAGCCCTGCGGGCCGGCGCCGACCGCGTGCTACTGGACAACATGGACGACGCGCTGCTGGCCGAGGCGGTGGCCCTGCGCAGCAGCTTGGCCCCCCACGTCACCCTGGAAGCCAGCGGCAACATGACCCTGGAACGCCTGCCGCGCGTGGCCCAGAGTGGCGTGGACTACGTCAGCGCCGGCGCCCTGACCCATTCGGCGCCGGCCCTGGACATCAGCCTGAACTTTCTGCCTGAGGACCAACGATGA
- the nadA gene encoding quinolinate synthase NadA, translating to MSNPTEPTPLSSAPLVPRPQVPHRDLLQLTVLPDEAELRADIVRLRAENKAVILAHNYQRPEVQGIADFVGDSLGLSRMAARTDADVIVFAGVHFMAETAAILNPEKTVLLPDLRAGCSLADTVTAQGIRDWKAENPGGLVVTYVNTTADVKAVSDYCCTSGNAVQIVQSLPEGVPVLFAPDRFLAAHVIRETGRQMDVWDGACHVHEAIRPEDVQGQQAAYPDAELLIHPECGCSSRILSAIPDLQLYSTEGMIGRARTSAAQEFIVVTETGMVTRLEHDVPDKTFIPVSRTACCEYMKMITLENIRDSLLNLQPRVTVPEDIRAQALKPIERMLAIG from the coding sequence ATGAGCAACCCGACCGAACCGACCCCCCTCTCTTCTGCTCCGCTGGTGCCGCGCCCCCAGGTGCCGCACCGCGACCTGCTTCAGCTGACTGTGCTGCCCGATGAGGCCGAACTGCGCGCCGACATTGTGCGGCTGCGGGCCGAGAACAAAGCGGTGATCCTGGCTCACAACTACCAGCGGCCCGAGGTGCAAGGCATTGCCGACTTCGTGGGCGATTCGCTGGGCCTCTCGCGGATGGCCGCCAGGACCGACGCCGACGTGATTGTTTTTGCAGGCGTGCACTTTATGGCTGAAACCGCTGCCATCCTGAACCCGGAGAAAACGGTGCTGCTGCCCGATCTGCGCGCAGGCTGCTCGCTGGCCGACACCGTGACGGCACAGGGCATCCGCGACTGGAAGGCCGAGAACCCCGGCGGCCTGGTGGTGACCTACGTGAACACCACCGCCGACGTGAAAGCCGTTTCGGACTACTGCTGCACCAGCGGCAACGCCGTGCAGATTGTGCAGAGCCTGCCAGAGGGCGTGCCCGTCCTGTTCGCCCCAGACCGGTTTCTGGCGGCGCATGTCATCCGCGAAACCGGGCGGCAGATGGACGTATGGGATGGGGCCTGCCACGTTCACGAGGCCATTCGCCCTGAAGACGTGCAGGGCCAGCAGGCCGCCTACCCAGACGCCGAGCTGCTGATTCACCCCGAATGCGGCTGCTCCAGCCGGATTCTCAGTGCCATTCCAGACCTCCAGCTCTACTCTACCGAGGGCATGATTGGCCGCGCCAGGACCAGCGCCGCGCAGGAATTCATTGTGGTCACCGAAACGGGCATGGTCACGCGCCTTGAGCACGATGTGCCGGACAAGACCTTTATTCCGGTCAGCCGCACCGCCTGCTGCGAGTACATGAAGATGATTACCCTGGAGAACATCCGCGACAGCCTGCTGAACTTGCAGCCGCGTGTCACCGTGCCTGAGGACATTCGCGCACAGGCCCTGAAACCGATTGAGCGCATGCTGGCGATTGGCTGA
- the icd gene encoding NADP-dependent isocitrate dehydrogenase, with translation MDKHIKVPTQGEKITMQGGKLSVPNHPIIPFVEGDGTGPDIWKASVRVLDAAVEVAYGGEKKIEWMEVYAGEKSLEVYGENEWLPQSTVNAFNEYLFGIKGPLTTPVGTGIRSINVALRQELDLYACVRPVQYFDGVPSPVKRPQDVDMVIFRENTEDIYAGIEYKAGTDEADKMRGFLTREMGVKKIRFPESSSFGIKPVSKEGTERLVRAAIEYAVENGRKSVALVHKGNIMKFTEGGFRDWGYELAKREFGAVELDGGPWLQLPNGIVIKDVIADNFLQQILLRPTDYDVIATLNLNGDYISDALAAQVGGIGIAPGANINYVTGHAIFEATHGTAPKYAGKNVINPSSVILSGEMMLRYMGWTEAADLILKGLDATIQQKAVTYDFARSMEGATEVKTSEFADRIIENMKAAKA, from the coding sequence ATGGATAAGCACATCAAGGTGCCCACGCAGGGCGAGAAGATTACGATGCAGGGCGGCAAGCTGTCCGTTCCCAACCACCCCATCATTCCGTTCGTGGAAGGCGACGGTACCGGCCCCGACATCTGGAAGGCCTCGGTGCGGGTGCTGGACGCTGCGGTTGAAGTGGCTTACGGCGGTGAGAAGAAAATCGAGTGGATGGAAGTCTACGCCGGTGAAAAGAGCCTGGAAGTCTATGGCGAAAACGAGTGGCTGCCCCAGAGCACGGTCAACGCCTTCAATGAATACCTGTTCGGTATCAAGGGGCCGCTGACCACGCCTGTGGGCACCGGCATCCGCTCGATTAACGTGGCGCTGCGCCAGGAGCTTGACCTGTACGCCTGCGTGCGCCCCGTGCAGTACTTCGACGGCGTGCCCAGCCCGGTCAAGCGCCCCCAGGACGTGGACATGGTGATCTTCCGTGAAAACACCGAGGACATCTACGCGGGCATTGAGTACAAGGCCGGCACTGACGAGGCCGACAAGATGCGCGGCTTCCTGACCCGCGAGATGGGCGTCAAAAAGATCCGTTTCCCCGAAAGCAGCTCCTTTGGCATCAAGCCCGTGTCCAAAGAAGGCACCGAGCGGCTGGTGCGCGCCGCGATTGAGTACGCCGTGGAGAACGGCCGCAAGAGCGTGGCGCTGGTGCACAAGGGCAACATCATGAAGTTCACCGAAGGCGGCTTCCGCGACTGGGGCTATGAACTGGCCAAGCGTGAATTCGGCGCCGTGGAACTGGACGGTGGCCCCTGGCTGCAGCTGCCGAACGGCATCGTCATCAAGGACGTGATTGCCGACAACTTCCTCCAGCAGATTCTGCTGCGCCCCACCGACTACGACGTGATTGCCACGCTGAACCTGAACGGCGACTACATCAGCGACGCGCTGGCCGCGCAGGTCGGCGGCATCGGCATCGCGCCCGGCGCCAACATCAACTACGTGACGGGCCACGCGATCTTCGAGGCCACCCACGGCACCGCGCCCAAGTACGCGGGCAAGAACGTCATCAACCCCTCCTCGGTCATTCTGTCGGGCGAGATGATGCTGCGCTACATGGGCTGGACCGAGGCCGCCGACCTGATTCTGAAGGGGCTAGACGCCACCATTCAGCAGAAGGCTGTGACCTACGACTTCGCACGCAGCATGGAAGGTGCCACCGAAGTGAAGACCAGCGAGTTTGCCGACCGCATCATCGAGAACATGAAGGCTGCAAAGGCGTAA
- a CDS encoding histidine phosphatase family protein, producing the protein MKLPEQLPPGIVLLVWHARAEGQAPDAALTPDGETAVQDLARALAHLPLTRIVSSPWRRAVQTAQPLAESIAMTIHIDERLTERVLTGRPVGWWRAGLRWSFRVPALRFPGGESGRRAQARSLAALADARDPSGVTVVVTHGNLMALALGLTYAEWAALTNLDVRVWSPLTSPQSGRRK; encoded by the coding sequence ATGAAGCTGCCTGAACAGCTGCCGCCTGGGATAGTCCTGCTGGTGTGGCATGCCAGAGCCGAGGGACAGGCCCCAGACGCGGCCTTAACCCCGGACGGTGAGACCGCCGTGCAGGACCTGGCGCGGGCCCTGGCCCACCTGCCTCTGACCCGGATCGTCAGCAGTCCCTGGCGGCGAGCTGTGCAGACGGCGCAGCCGCTGGCCGAGAGCATAGCCATGACCATCCACATAGACGAGCGCCTGACCGAGCGGGTCCTGACTGGCCGGCCGGTGGGCTGGTGGAGGGCCGGCCTCCGCTGGAGTTTCCGCGTGCCGGCTCTGCGGTTTCCGGGCGGCGAATCGGGGCGCCGGGCGCAGGCGCGCAGCCTTGCGGCCCTGGCCGACGCCCGAGACCCGAGCGGCGTAACCGTGGTGGTCACCCACGGAAACCTGATGGCGCTGGCCCTGGGGCTGACCTACGCAGAGTGGGCGGCCCTGACCAATCTAGATGTGCGGGTCTGGTCCCCGCTCACTTCACCCCAGAGCGGACGCAGGAAGTGA